From Sphingopyxis sp. USTB-05, the proteins below share one genomic window:
- a CDS encoding NAD+ synthase, which yields MTQELTIVLSQMTQSVGDLAANAQAMREVRARHPDADLILYPEFQLIGYPPEDLVLKPALAARAAKLLEELAAETADGGPAMLVGSVERTKDENGGDALYNIVALLDGGRIVATRRKHELPNYGTFDEKRIFVPGPLPDIVEWRGVKLGLPICEDGWLPKVCRHLAAQGAELLISVNGSPYEIDKDERRLTQVFASRVAETKRPVIFLNRVGGQDEIVFDGCSFVLNGDGTTAHRLTDWEAEERVTRWTKGANGWACDTGAIAEWEAHPADIYSAMILSLRDYVERNRFPGVVLGLSGGIDSAICAAIAADALGPDKVWCVMLPSRFTSQESLDDAAGCAAMIGCRLDTIPIVPAVEAFDQMLAGSFADRDVDITEENVQSRIRGVTLMALSNKFGPMLLTTGNKSEMSVGYATIYGDMAGGYNPLKDAYKMTVFALAAWRNENVPRLSRNPVTPVMPANIVTKPPSAELRPDQKDEDSLPPYVDLDRMLHMLVEEEASVDDVVARYGFDRDAVVRIERLLMLAEYKRRQAPPGVKLSTRNFGRDRRYPITHGFRTG from the coding sequence ATGACACAAGAACTGACCATCGTCCTTTCGCAAATGACCCAGTCGGTAGGCGACCTTGCCGCCAATGCGCAGGCGATGCGCGAAGTGCGCGCGCGGCACCCGGATGCCGACCTGATCCTCTATCCCGAATTCCAGTTGATCGGCTATCCGCCCGAGGATCTGGTGCTGAAGCCCGCGCTTGCTGCGCGCGCGGCAAAGCTGCTTGAAGAGTTGGCGGCCGAAACTGCCGACGGCGGCCCCGCGATGCTCGTCGGTTCGGTCGAGCGCACGAAGGACGAGAATGGCGGCGACGCGCTCTATAATATCGTCGCCTTGCTCGACGGCGGCCGGATCGTCGCGACGCGGCGGAAGCACGAGCTCCCCAATTACGGCACCTTCGACGAGAAGCGCATCTTCGTCCCCGGCCCGCTGCCCGACATCGTCGAATGGCGCGGGGTAAAGCTCGGTCTGCCGATCTGCGAGGATGGCTGGTTGCCGAAGGTTTGCAGGCATCTTGCCGCCCAGGGTGCCGAGCTGCTGATCTCAGTCAACGGCAGCCCCTATGAGATCGACAAGGACGAACGCCGCCTGACGCAGGTCTTCGCGAGCCGCGTCGCCGAGACGAAACGCCCCGTCATCTTTCTCAACCGCGTCGGCGGGCAGGATGAGATCGTTTTCGACGGCTGTTCGTTCGTGCTCAACGGCGATGGGACGACGGCGCACCGGCTGACCGACTGGGAAGCCGAGGAACGCGTGACGCGCTGGACGAAGGGCGCGAACGGCTGGGCCTGCGATACCGGCGCGATTGCCGAATGGGAGGCGCATCCGGCCGATATATACAGCGCGATGATCCTGTCCCTGCGCGACTATGTCGAACGCAACCGCTTCCCCGGCGTCGTGCTCGGGCTTTCGGGCGGGATCGATTCGGCAATCTGCGCCGCGATCGCCGCCGATGCATTGGGCCCTGACAAGGTGTGGTGCGTGATGCTGCCGAGCCGCTTTACGAGTCAGGAAAGCCTCGACGATGCCGCGGGCTGCGCCGCGATGATCGGGTGCAGGCTCGACACGATTCCGATCGTCCCCGCGGTGGAAGCGTTCGACCAGATGCTCGCCGGGAGCTTTGCCGACAGGGACGTCGACATCACCGAGGAGAATGTTCAGTCGCGCATTCGCGGCGTGACGTTGATGGCGCTCAGCAACAAATTCGGGCCGATGCTGCTGACGACGGGGAACAAAAGCGAGATGAGCGTTGGCTATGCGACCATCTATGGCGACATGGCGGGCGGCTATAATCCGCTGAAGGACGCCTATAAGATGACGGTCTTCGCGCTCGCCGCGTGGCGTAACGAGAATGTTCCGCGCCTGTCGCGCAACCCGGTGACCCCGGTGATGCCCGCGAATATCGTCACCAAGCCGCCGAGCGCCGAATTGCGTCCCGACCAGAAGGACGAAGACAGCCTGCCTCCTTATGTGGATCTCGACCGAATGCTCCACATGCTCGTTGAAGAAGAAGCGAGCGTCGACGACGTCGTCGCGCGTTACGGTTTCGACCGCGATGCCGTGGTGCGGATCGAACGGCTGCTGATGCTGGCCGAATATAAGCGGCGTCAGGCGCCGCCGGGGGTCAAATTGTCGACGCGCAATTTCGGGCGCGATCGGCGCTATCCGATAACGCACGGATTCCGGACGGGATAG